AGCGCCATGATCGTTTGATTGAAAATATTCATTATTTCGCTTGTGCTTTCCCAGCCTCGATATTGTCAGCCACTACTAGATATCCTCTCAACAACGCGCGATCGCTACACTTTTCCTGTAGTACATTATCACATTTTCAGAAAATGCTTTTACTTCTGTCCCACACATAAAATGTTTTCACAAGGCTATGCTATAATCATCGCCCATATTTACTACGCCGCTGTTTACCACAACAACATCATAAACCGTTCTCTGGTTAATACAATGCAACTGTCATGAATTGCGTACATCAATGACGGATGAAAAAGGCATTAGGCATGGGATTTATATCGATGAAATATTTTCTAATGAGCAACAGCACCACCAGTCGCTTTTACTTTTTTGAAAAATAATATGGCAATGCCGCTGAGCAATAAAGCAATACCAATAAAGTAAAAACAATCGTTAAAAGCCATTACAAAAGCTTCCCGGCGTACAATATTATCGATAGCTTTAATCGCTTGATCTCTAGCTGTACTTAAATCTGCTCCGCGACTGACAAAATATTGTGTCATTTGGTCAATTCGCTGTTGAGTTTCTGGGTTGTATAGAGATATCCTTTCACCTAAAACATTTGAGTGAAATTGCTCTCTATTAGTTAATAAAGTCGCTAATGATGCAATTCCGATAGAACCACCCATATTCCGCATCATATTAAATAAACCACTTGCCGATCCTGCTTCTTTCGGACTCAAACCGGCAGTAGCGATTGATGTCAATGGTACCATAATTAATGGTTGTCCCATTGCTCTGACAAGTTGCGACCAACGTAATTGATCTAAACCCGTTTCGTAAGTCATTCTTGAGTTCATAAAGGCACTTACGGCAAACAAAACCACACCGATCGCCACCATAAAACGCACATCAATGCGTTGCATTATTTTGGGAATCAAAGGAATAATAAATAGTTGTGGTAAGCCAGCCCAAATCAGTACTTCACCAATTTGCAGTGCATTATATCTTTGAATTTGAGCAAGATATAGCGGTAGAATATAAATTGATCCATACAATCCTACCCCTAGTGAAATATTCACAATACTGGCTAAACCAAAATTCCGCTTACTCAAAAGGCGCAAATTAATAAATGGTTGTTTGCGAGTTAATTCTATAACGAAAAAGAGTGTGATAAAAATCGCTGCTAACACACTTAACCGCACAATGAAAGCTGAACCAAACCAATCTTTGCGGCTACCTTCTTCTAAAACAACTTGTAAGGAACCTAAGCCAATAGCCATTGAAATAATGCCCCACCAATCGCCTTGTTTTAGCAAATTAATTTGGGGACTTTCTTGCTTAATACCATACCAAACACCAGAAAGCATCAACGCCCCTGGAATTACATTTATATAAAAGCTGTAGTGCCAACTAAAATTTTCTGTTAACCAACCTCCTAATGTCGGGCCGATTG
Above is a window of Nostoc sp. UHCC 0702 DNA encoding:
- a CDS encoding DHA2 family efflux MFS transporter permease subunit; amino-acid sequence: MADTDAIHQQGKNPAVPPNHVPLRTWIGVLASMLGAFMAVLDIQITNSSLQDIQASLGATLEEGSWISTAYLVAEIVVIPLTGWLSRVFSLRLYLLVNTALFIFFSICCAWAWNLNSMIVFRALQGFSGGVLIPAAMTIVLTTLPPAKQSVGLAAFAISAVFAPSIGPTLGGWLTENFSWHYSFYINVIPGALMLSGVWYGIKQESPQINLLKQGDWWGIISMAIGLGSLQVVLEEGSRKDWFGSAFIVRLSVLAAIFITLFFVIELTRKQPFINLRLLSKRNFGLASIVNISLGVGLYGSIYILPLYLAQIQRYNALQIGEVLIWAGLPQLFIIPLIPKIMQRIDVRFMVAIGVVLFAVSAFMNSRMTYETGLDQLRWSQLVRAMGQPLIMVPLTSIATAGLSPKEAGSASGLFNMMRNMGGSIGIASLATLLTNREQFHSNVLGERISLYNPETQQRIDQMTQYFVSRGADLSTARDQAIKAIDNIVRREAFVMAFNDCFYFIGIALLLSGIAILFFKKVKATGGAVAH